Sequence from the Nitrosospira multiformis genome:
CTTGACCTCGCCGGGATGAGTCCTCGTCCGCTGCGGCGTATGCGCCGGCCCCGGGATTATCACGTTGACGCGCAGGTTTGGAAGCATTTCCCATTCCTGTGCCTGAATTTTCACCAGCGCCTCGAGCCCCGCCTTGGCCACCGCAAATCCGCCCCAATAGGCGGCGGGATCATGGCCATGCATTTCCGAGGTCATTACCATGCTGGCATCCGGCGAAGCTTTCAGCAGCGGCAGGCAGGCGCGTGTCAGTGCAAATGGCGCAATCAGATTGACGCGTAGCAGCGATAGCCATTGTTCCAGCGTCTGATTCTCTAATGGCGTCAGGCTGAATATCAATGCCGCGTTGTGCAGAATGCCATCCAGTCTGCCTAACTGCAGCTTGATGGCTTGAGCAATCGCTTGAAAATCTTTGTCTCCCGCCTTTTCCAGGTCGAGCGGAAAGATTGCCGGCTGCACCCCGCCTCTGGTTTCAATTTCATCATACACACTTTCCAGTTTCTCAACCCGGCGCCCATGCAGAATTACGGTGGCACCGTGAGCGGCATAGGTGAGTGCCGCAATGCGCCCGATGCCCTGGCCTGCGCCGGTAACGAGAATCACGCGATCCTTGAGCAAATCCGGCGACGCGTGATAGTTTTTAAAATTATTCATCCTGAATCCGATAGTTGGCCGATGGTCAGCAGAAGGACATGCTGCCAATCATCCCTTGATCCAGGTCGTCCATGCTATCCATAATTTACGCATCGGCGTAAGACTGACGCGCTGCCGCATGATATGACAACCGTCCTCCTTGATTTCCTTGAGCAGGGTTTGATAAATCGCTGCCATGACAATGCCGGGCCGCTGGTTTTTGCGGTCCTCCGGAGGCAAAGCAGCGAAGGCCCGCGCGTAATAGCTTTCCGCGCGTTCAATCTGAAATTCCATCAACTGCCTGAAACCGTCCGTTTCACGCGAATGGAGGATATCCTCGTTGGATACTCCAAAACGAACCAGCTCGTCCTGAGGCAGATAGATTCGGTCGCGGCGTGCGTCCTCGCCGACGTCGCGTATGATGTTGGTGAGCTGGAAAGCGAGTCCCAGATCCTGCGCATACTTCAGGGTGTCAGGATTGCGATAGCCAAAAATCTCCGCTGAACATAATCCCACCACGCTTGCCACATGGTAGCAGTAAAGCCTCAGGGTTTCGAAATCAGCATAGCGATTATAATTAAGATCCATTTCCATGCCATCAATGATTTCATTCAATCGCTCAGCCGTGAGATTGAATGTTTTTGACACGTTAACCAGCGCTTTAGCCACCGGGTGACTAGGCTCATTTCCATGTCCGGCATCAAATATGGCTGCGACTTCCTGCCGCCACCACGCAAGTTTCGTTCGCGCTACCGACGCATCGGTGCACTCATCCACCACATCGTCCACCTCACGGCAGAAAGCATATAGGGCGGTAATGGCGCGGCGTTTTTCCGATGGCAGATAGAGAAAGCTGTAATAAAAACTGGAACCGCTCTGAATCGCTTTTTCCTGGCAATACTGATCTGGGGTCATAATTTATTATGAAAAAACATTTGGCCGCTACCGCCCTGCAATTTATGAGTGTCCGCCATGACTTTAGTGAGTGGCCTGGCACTTTCACATGAACAAAGAAACGAGCTTTTATTTAATGGAGCATTATCCTAAAT
This genomic interval carries:
- a CDS encoding YciK family oxidoreductase; translation: MNNFKNYHASPDLLKDRVILVTGAGQGIGRIAALTYAAHGATVILHGRRVEKLESVYDEIETRGGVQPAIFPLDLEKAGDKDFQAIAQAIKLQLGRLDGILHNAALIFSLTPLENQTLEQWLSLLRVNLIAPFALTRACLPLLKASPDASMVMTSEMHGHDPAAYWGGFAVAKAGLEALVKIQAQEWEMLPNLRVNVIIPGPAHTPQRTRTHPGEVKQDLRQPEDLMPGYLYLMGPDSKGVSGQTVFC
- the hpnD gene encoding presqualene diphosphate synthase HpnD, which translates into the protein MTPDQYCQEKAIQSGSSFYYSFLYLPSEKRRAITALYAFCREVDDVVDECTDASVARTKLAWWRQEVAAIFDAGHGNEPSHPVAKALVNVSKTFNLTAERLNEIIDGMEMDLNYNRYADFETLRLYCYHVASVVGLCSAEIFGYRNPDTLKYAQDLGLAFQLTNIIRDVGEDARRDRIYLPQDELVRFGVSNEDILHSRETDGFRQLMEFQIERAESYYARAFAALPPEDRKNQRPGIVMAAIYQTLLKEIKEDGCHIMRQRVSLTPMRKLWIAWTTWIKG